A stretch of the candidate division KSB1 bacterium genome encodes the following:
- a CDS encoding 2OG-Fe(II) oxygenase has protein sequence MERKMPGPGRGERAADFVLPLEEGTPTRFYAKAGGRSTVLIFGDAEPVGNLLRFSAALHAGLSGDVPIFAVRRTGQEADSQEAAGDKFAMPVFSDVDGKVRKAYRLDAEEKTVIFVLDPNLRVLASLFLEDTEAAVQEVISILHSSLPPEEPVEIVAQAPVLLVPNLLDPGMCQNLIDVWHNQGSEETGVEQSHGGRREDRLSPDLKRRRDHIVRDKELLKLLTSTVGRRLMPEVRKAFVFRATRFEGFKIVCYDAASGGFFDAHRDNLSPATAHRRFAFTLNLNVDYEGGYLRFREYGPHLYRPDTGCGLLFSCSHLHEVTEVTKGRRFALLSFLFREVDMSTSRAKPEDS, from the coding sequence ATGGAAAGAAAGATGCCTGGGCCCGGCCGGGGCGAGCGGGCTGCGGATTTTGTTCTGCCCCTTGAGGAGGGCACGCCGACACGCTTTTACGCCAAGGCGGGGGGCAGATCCACAGTCCTCATTTTCGGCGACGCTGAACCGGTTGGCAACCTGCTGCGCTTCTCAGCGGCTTTGCACGCCGGCCTCTCCGGGGATGTGCCAATTTTTGCGGTGAGACGTACCGGGCAGGAGGCCGACTCGCAAGAGGCTGCCGGAGACAAGTTTGCCATGCCGGTTTTTTCAGATGTCGACGGAAAAGTAAGGAAGGCGTACCGCCTGGATGCAGAGGAAAAGACGGTCATTTTTGTGCTCGATCCGAACCTGCGGGTGTTGGCGTCACTCTTCTTAGAGGATACGGAAGCCGCCGTGCAAGAAGTCATTTCAATTCTCCACTCCTCCCTGCCCCCTGAAGAGCCCGTGGAGATTGTGGCCCAGGCACCCGTGCTTCTGGTTCCCAATCTACTCGACCCGGGAATGTGCCAGAACCTGATCGACGTCTGGCACAATCAAGGTAGTGAGGAGACCGGCGTGGAGCAGTCACACGGCGGCCGCCGTGAGGATAGACTCAGCCCGGACCTCAAACGGCGGCGCGACCACATTGTCAGAGATAAGGAACTCTTGAAGCTTCTCACATCGACAGTCGGGCGCCGGCTCATGCCCGAAGTCCGGAAAGCTTTTGTGTTCAGGGCCACTCGCTTTGAAGGCTTCAAGATCGTTTGCTACGATGCAGCATCAGGCGGTTTTTTCGATGCGCACCGAGACAACCTGAGTCCTGCCACCGCTCATCGCCGGTTTGCTTTTACACTGAATCTGAACGTGGATTACGAGGGTGGCTATCTGAGATTTCGTGAATACGGGCCCCACCTCTACCGCCCTGATACGGGCTGCGGACTCCTGTTTTCCTGCTCCCATCTGCACGAAGTGACGGAGGTGACAAAGGGGCGACGCTTTGCGCTGCTGTCGTTTCTGTTTCGAGAGGTGGATATGAGCACTTCCCGGGCAAAACCGGAGGATAGTTGA